The DNA region AATGAGTGGAGAAGGGGCCCCTTCAGCTGTTGAAGAGGCTTCTTTCCCTGATATTTCTCATTCTTCACCGGCAACGGCAGAAAGTCCCCCCGTTGCCAATGATGTTCATGCCCAGATAGACAGGCTCGAAGGCTGGCTTGGCACAATCTCGCAGGCAGGACGGAGAGCCTGATGGATTTTAATGAAATTGTAGCCAATATCGTCAATTCAGCCGAAGGAAGCCTTGCAGCAGTGATTATGGATAAGGATGGTATTCCCCTTGCTGAATTCAAAAAGCCTGATACTCATGTCGATATC from Deltaproteobacteria bacterium includes:
- a CDS encoding tetratricopeptide repeat protein, with the protein product MEITTNTIAELYIKQGYPEKAMDIYRAILELDPDNATAKEKLGKLEAEMSGEGAPSAVEEASFPDISHSSPATAESPPVANDVHAQIDRLEGWLGTISQAGRRA